In Niveispirillum cyanobacteriorum, the following proteins share a genomic window:
- a CDS encoding TonB-dependent receptor → MFSHTNGRSASGRHPLALSILLCGAAAIAMPAMGQQAPAPSSGAMLEEIIVSARKRDETLKDVPFSINAMSADSMKDAGATNIEDVSRSIVGLSIQNLGPGQSQVAIRGISAGQIVRDQPGVKEQVGVYLDESVISLSLFTPDLDLYDLGRVEVLRGPQGTLYGSGSLSGTIRYITNKPAQGTQEGTTELSVEQIDGGGTGYSAKAMVNVPVTDTLALRAVGYGTRYAGFIDAIQPNGSVKKDVNDGFRTGLRLSLGWQPTENVTITPRVVYQEIEANGFNREDDFNILANELVTTGNRLFQFGKRQQFTQLEEKFKDKFMLADLTVEVDLGAVTATSVTSVTDRDLLVYRDASQLTGSITGQPGVLSATGLSKQVYTLDTPLSDETDVKVFTQEARLASNGDGPFQWVAGAFYSKIDRKYAQTLNVDGFEAITGIDSNGPNAQNGLDELYWSRIPYDFKQVALFGEGSYDLTEQLSATLGLRYFDFKEKRTLNFDGIFADRAQGVKGETSSNGFSPRAILSYDATEDVTVNAQVSKGFRLGGINDPLNLPLCSATDRTTFGGRNNFGNESVWNYEMGAKVSFGGGRGSLNIAGYYTDISNLQVTLDAGTCSSRIIFNADARTRGTEAEFSYQLTDAFNLSLSGSFNDSEFTETVTSRGAAGAASVVGGIKKGNRLPTVPRYQFSAQTKWEDDIGNDLTGFAIGTFQHIGSRFTQAVDQDPAAVGTFTRIPIGTQPSSSFTFDPKLPSYSSVNLRFGVKKDEWEMAGYVNNLFDENAKLSLDRERGFRARVAYQVAKPRTFGAQVSTKF, encoded by the coding sequence ATGTTCAGCCATACCAACGGACGCAGTGCGTCCGGCCGTCACCCGCTTGCCTTGTCCATCCTGCTGTGCGGTGCCGCCGCCATCGCCATGCCCGCCATGGGTCAGCAGGCACCTGCCCCTTCTTCCGGCGCCATGCTGGAGGAGATCATCGTCTCCGCCCGTAAGCGCGACGAAACCTTGAAGGATGTTCCCTTCTCCATCAACGCCATGAGCGCGGATTCGATGAAGGATGCCGGCGCCACCAATATCGAGGATGTGTCGCGCAGCATCGTGGGCCTGTCGATCCAGAATCTGGGTCCGGGGCAAAGCCAGGTGGCCATCCGCGGCATCTCCGCAGGTCAGATCGTGCGTGACCAGCCGGGCGTGAAGGAACAGGTCGGCGTTTATCTGGACGAATCGGTGATCTCGCTGTCGCTGTTCACCCCCGATCTGGACCTGTATGACCTGGGCCGCGTGGAAGTGCTGCGCGGGCCGCAGGGCACGCTGTATGGCTCCGGCTCGCTGTCGGGCACCATCCGCTATATCACCAACAAGCCGGCGCAGGGCACCCAGGAAGGCACCACCGAACTGTCGGTCGAACAGATCGATGGCGGCGGCACCGGGTACAGCGCCAAGGCGATGGTCAATGTGCCGGTTACCGACACGCTGGCCCTTCGCGCCGTCGGCTATGGCACGCGCTATGCCGGCTTCATCGACGCGATCCAGCCGAATGGCAGCGTGAAGAAGGACGTGAATGACGGCTTCCGCACGGGCCTGCGCCTGTCGCTGGGCTGGCAGCCGACCGAGAATGTCACCATCACCCCGCGCGTCGTCTATCAGGAGATTGAGGCCAATGGCTTCAACCGCGAAGACGATTTCAACATCCTGGCCAACGAACTGGTAACCACGGGCAACCGCCTGTTCCAGTTCGGCAAGCGCCAGCAGTTCACGCAGCTGGAAGAGAAGTTCAAAGACAAGTTCATGCTGGCCGATCTGACGGTCGAGGTTGATCTCGGCGCCGTCACGGCCACGTCGGTCACCTCGGTCACCGACCGCGACCTGCTGGTCTATCGCGATGCCTCGCAGCTGACAGGTTCGATCACGGGTCAGCCGGGCGTGCTGTCGGCCACCGGCCTGTCGAAGCAGGTCTATACCCTGGACACCCCGCTGTCGGACGAAACCGACGTGAAGGTGTTCACGCAGGAAGCCCGCCTTGCCTCCAACGGCGATGGCCCGTTCCAGTGGGTGGCCGGCGCCTTCTATTCCAAGATCGACCGCAAATACGCCCAGACCCTGAATGTGGACGGGTTCGAAGCGATCACCGGCATCGATAGCAACGGCCCCAATGCCCAGAACGGCCTGGATGAGCTGTACTGGTCCCGCATTCCGTATGATTTCAAGCAGGTTGCCCTGTTCGGTGAAGGCTCCTACGACCTGACCGAGCAACTGTCTGCCACGCTGGGCCTGCGCTATTTCGACTTCAAGGAAAAGCGCACCCTGAATTTCGATGGTATCTTCGCCGACCGTGCCCAGGGCGTGAAGGGTGAGACCAGCAGCAACGGCTTCTCCCCGCGCGCCATCCTGTCCTATGACGCCACAGAAGATGTGACGGTCAATGCGCAGGTGTCGAAGGGCTTCCGCCTGGGCGGCATTAACGATCCCCTCAACCTGCCGCTCTGCTCCGCCACCGACCGCACCACCTTTGGCGGACGTAACAATTTCGGTAATGAAAGCGTCTGGAACTATGAAATGGGCGCGAAGGTGAGCTTTGGCGGTGGCCGTGGTTCGCTGAATATCGCCGGGTACTACACCGACATTTCCAACCTCCAGGTCACGCTGGACGCTGGCACCTGCTCCTCACGCATCATCTTCAATGCCGATGCCCGCACCCGTGGCACCGAGGCGGAGTTCAGCTATCAGCTGACCGACGCGTTCAACCTGTCGCTGTCGGGCTCGTTCAATGATAGCGAGTTCACGGAAACCGTGACCTCGCGGGGTGCCGCCGGTGCCGCCAGCGTTGTGGGCGGCATCAAGAAGGGTAACCGCCTGCCCACCGTCCCGCGCTATCAGTTCAGCGCACAGACCAAATGGGAAGACGATATCGGCAACGACCTGACCGGCTTCGCCATCGGGACGTTCCAGCATATCGGTTCGCGCTTCACCCAGGCGGTGGATCAGGACCCGGCGGCTGTCGGCACCTTTACCCGCATCCCGATCGGCACCCAGCCGAGCAGCAGCTTCACCTTCGATCCCAAGCTGCCTTCCTATAGCAGCGTCAATCTGCGCTTCGGCGTGAAGAAGGATGAGTGGGAGATGGCCGGCTACGTCAACAACCTGTTTGACGAGAACGCCAAGCTGTCGCTGGACCGCGAACGCGGCTTCCGCGCCCGCGTGGCCTATCAAGTCGCCAAGCCCCGCACCTTTGGCGCGCAGGTCAGCACCAAGTTCTAA
- a CDS encoding PRC-barrel domain-containing protein gives MAISDVARSETNSCISAGKVNGTNVYGVNGDKIGHVEDVMLNKRTGNVAYAIMAFGGFLGIGERYHPLPWSVLKYDPDMGGYVVPLDRARLENAPSYSEQELGPDDRRWREPVSTYWNVPPYWM, from the coding sequence ATGGCCATCAGTGATGTCGCGCGTAGCGAGACCAATAGCTGCATCAGTGCCGGCAAGGTGAACGGCACCAATGTCTATGGCGTCAATGGCGACAAGATCGGCCATGTCGAGGACGTGATGCTGAACAAGCGCACAGGCAATGTCGCCTATGCCATCATGGCGTTCGGCGGCTTCCTCGGCATTGGCGAGCGCTATCACCCGCTGCCCTGGTCGGTGCTGAAATATGATCCGGACATGGGCGGCTATGTGGTGCCGCTGGACCGGGCACGCCTGGAAAACGCCCCGTCCTATTCCGAACAGGAGCTGGGTCCCGATGACCGCCGTTGGCGGGAGCCGGTTTCCACCTACTGGAACGTCCCGCCCTATTGGATGTGA
- a CDS encoding ABC transporter permease subunit, with product MPKSWFLRFGLITGLLFLYIPIILLIVLSFNDNRSVSVWSEFSFRWYGELMRDDQLLSAAWLSVRVAFISASFAVVLGTLAGMMLARFGAFKGRALFSGMVSAPLVMPEVIMGLSLLLLFVSMEQVLGWPEGRGMLTIILAHITFTMSFVTVVVQSRLVSMDASLEEAAMDLGARPAKVFFVITLPLIAPAIVSGWLLAFTLSLDDLVITSFVSGPGSTTLPQIVFSSVRLGLSPKVNALATIVVTIVAIGIICAGIYNARQEKARQRDEQMAQQGG from the coding sequence ATGCCGAAATCCTGGTTCCTGCGCTTCGGCCTGATCACGGGCCTGCTGTTCCTCTACATCCCGATCATCCTGTTGATCGTGCTGTCCTTCAACGACAACCGCTCTGTCTCCGTCTGGTCGGAATTCTCCTTCCGCTGGTACGGGGAGCTGATGCGCGATGATCAGTTGCTGTCGGCGGCCTGGCTGTCGGTGCGCGTGGCCTTCATCTCAGCCAGCTTTGCCGTGGTGCTGGGCACGCTGGCGGGCATGATGCTGGCCCGGTTCGGCGCGTTCAAGGGGCGTGCCCTGTTCTCTGGCATGGTGTCGGCCCCGCTGGTCATGCCGGAAGTGATCATGGGCCTGTCGCTGCTGCTGCTGTTTGTCAGCATGGAACAGGTGTTGGGCTGGCCCGAAGGGCGCGGGATGCTGACTATCATTCTGGCCCATATCACCTTCACCATGTCTTTTGTGACGGTGGTGGTGCAGTCGCGGTTGGTCTCCATGGATGCCAGCCTGGAAGAGGCGGCGATGGATCTGGGGGCGCGACCCGCCAAGGTGTTCTTCGTCATCACCCTGCCGCTGATCGCACCGGCCATTGTCTCGGGCTGGCTGCTGGCCTTCACGCTCTCGCTGGATGATCTGGTCATCACCAGCTTCGTGTCCGGCCCCGGTTCCACGACCCTGCCGCAGATCGTGTTCTCTTCGGTGCGTCTGGGCCTGTCGCCCAAGGTGAATGCGCTGGCCACCATCGTGGTGACCATCGTGGCCATCGGCATCATCTGCGCCGGCATCTATAATGCGCGCCAGGAAAAGGCCCGGCAGCGGGACGAACAGATGGCGCAGCAGGGCGGCTGA
- a CDS encoding ABC transporter permease subunit, whose amino-acid sequence MAETVQSEMRHTGFLGLLQRVGLSGRALVVSVPYAWLLLFFLVPFLIVLKIALAESQMAIPPFTSLIENVEDLKYQITVTFYNFHYMVTDDLYIVAYLNSLKIAFISTICCLLLGYPVAYAIAKADPKWRAPLLMLVILPFWTSFLIRVYAWIGILSNNGVLNNVLMWLGIIDQPLQILYTPVATYIGITYSYLPFMILPLYSTLEKLDNTLLEAAADLGCPPWKAFLTITLPLSIPGMIAGALLVFIPATGEFVIPELLGGPDTLMIGRTLWTEFFNNRDWPLASAVAVALLLFLVVPIMIFQNVQGKQGGHP is encoded by the coding sequence ATGGCCGAAACGGTTCAAAGCGAAATGCGGCATACGGGCTTTCTGGGCCTGTTGCAGCGGGTGGGCCTGTCGGGCCGGGCACTGGTGGTGTCCGTGCCCTATGCCTGGCTGCTGCTGTTCTTTCTGGTGCCGTTCCTGATCGTGCTGAAGATCGCGCTGGCCGAAAGCCAGATGGCGATCCCGCCCTTCACCTCGCTGATCGAGAATGTGGAGGATCTGAAGTACCAGATCACCGTCACCTTCTATAATTTCCATTATATGGTGACCGACGATCTCTACATCGTCGCCTATCTGAACAGCCTGAAGATCGCCTTCATCTCCACGATATGCTGTCTGCTGCTGGGCTATCCGGTCGCCTATGCCATCGCCAAGGCCGACCCGAAATGGCGTGCCCCCCTGCTGATGCTGGTGATCCTGCCCTTCTGGACGTCGTTCCTGATCCGCGTCTATGCCTGGATCGGCATCCTGTCCAACAATGGCGTGCTGAATAACGTGCTGATGTGGCTGGGCATCATCGATCAGCCCTTGCAGATTCTCTACACGCCCGTCGCCACCTATATCGGCATCACCTATTCCTACTTGCCCTTCATGATCCTGCCGCTCTATTCGACGCTGGAGAAGCTGGACAATACCCTGCTGGAGGCGGCGGCCGATCTGGGCTGCCCGCCTTGGAAGGCGTTTTTGACCATCACCCTGCCGCTGTCGATTCCCGGCATGATCGCCGGCGCGCTGCTGGTCTTCATTCCGGCTACCGGTGAATTCGTGATCCCGGAGCTGCTGGGCGGGCCTGACACGCTGATGATCGGGCGCACCTTGTGGACGGAATTCTTCAATAACCGTGACTGGCCGCTGGCGTCCGCCGTGGCGGTCGCCTTGCTGTTGTTCCTGGTCGTGCCCATCATGATCTTCCAGAACGTGCAGGGTAAGCAGGGGGGGCACCCGTAA
- a CDS encoding ABC transporter ATP-binding protein — protein sequence MANAQPSRTQTKLEPWRDPNEKPYVRIEKVTKKFGDFTAVDDVSLSIYRGEFFSLLGGSGSGKTTLLRMLAGFERPTEGKIFIDGVDMSNVPPYERPVNMMFQSYALFPHMSVEANIAFGLHQDKVGKAEIAERVADALNLVQLGQFGKRKPHQLSGGQRQRVALARALVKRPKLLLLDEPLGALDKKLREQTQFELVNIQEKVGITFVVVTHDQEEAMTMSSRIAVMNRGYIAQIGTPTEIYEYPNSRFTAEFIGSVNMFHGRVVESEPDHSLIRSDEANCDLYVSHPGHLAPGTECWVAVRPEKVTISKDAPAGSDGRNQATGVVKEIAYLGDVSIYEILLDTGKRVRVTAPMVTRRTEMPITWEDRVYLSWRPFAGSVLTN from the coding sequence ATGGCCAATGCGCAGCCCTCGCGGACCCAGACCAAGCTGGAACCTTGGCGGGACCCGAATGAGAAGCCCTATGTCCGTATCGAGAAGGTGACGAAGAAGTTCGGCGATTTCACCGCCGTCGATGATGTTTCCTTGTCGATCTATCGCGGTGAATTCTTCTCCTTGCTGGGAGGGTCCGGATCGGGCAAGACCACCTTGCTGCGCATGCTGGCCGGGTTTGAGCGTCCGACCGAAGGCAAGATCTTCATCGACGGCGTTGATATGTCGAACGTGCCGCCCTATGAGCGGCCCGTGAACATGATGTTCCAATCCTACGCCCTGTTCCCGCATATGAGCGTGGAGGCCAACATCGCCTTCGGCCTGCATCAGGACAAGGTGGGCAAGGCCGAGATCGCGGAGCGGGTAGCAGACGCCCTGAACCTTGTGCAGTTGGGACAGTTCGGCAAGCGCAAGCCGCATCAGCTTTCCGGCGGGCAGCGGCAGCGCGTGGCGCTGGCCCGCGCCCTGGTGAAGCGGCCCAAGCTGCTGCTGCTGGACGAGCCGCTTGGGGCGCTCGACAAGAAGCTGCGCGAACAGACGCAGTTCGAACTGGTGAACATTCAGGAGAAGGTGGGCATCACCTTCGTGGTCGTGACCCATGACCAGGAAGAGGCGATGACCATGTCCTCGCGCATCGCGGTGATGAACCGCGGTTACATCGCGCAGATTGGCACGCCCACCGAGATTTACGAATATCCCAACAGCCGCTTCACGGCGGAGTTTATCGGCTCGGTCAACATGTTCCATGGCCGCGTGGTGGAGAGCGAGCCCGACCATTCCCTGATCCGCTCGGATGAGGCGAATTGCGACCTCTATGTCTCCCATCCCGGCCATCTGGCACCCGGCACCGAATGCTGGGTGGCGGTGCGGCCGGAGAAGGTGACGATTTCCAAGGATGCGCCGGCGGGCAGCGATGGCCGCAATCAGGCCACCGGCGTGGTGAAGGAAATCGCCTATCTGGGCGATGTCTCCATCTATGAAATCCTCCTGGATACCGGCAAGCGGGTGCGGGTGACCGCACCCATGGTGACGCGCCGCACCGAAATGCCCATTACCTGGGAAGACCGGGTGTACCTGTCCTGGCGGCCGTTCGCCGGCAGCGTCCTGACCAACTGA
- a CDS encoding rhodanese-like domain-containing protein, which yields MSNEVTRIQAAPSPDAIAHFQKRLSLETDCADVFAAFATGSPGFVLVDVRGRKAFAASHVPGAINIPVMDLTEKRLAAYPADTLFVVYCAGPHCNGADKGALRLAGLGRPVKLMIGGMTGWADEGFSFEGTV from the coding sequence ATGTCGAACGAAGTGACCCGTATCCAAGCCGCCCCATCGCCCGACGCCATCGCCCATTTCCAGAAGCGTCTGTCGCTTGAAACCGACTGCGCCGATGTCTTTGCCGCCTTTGCGACGGGCAGTCCCGGATTCGTCCTGGTCGATGTGCGCGGGCGCAAGGCCTTTGCCGCGTCGCATGTGCCGGGTGCCATCAACATCCCTGTCATGGACCTGACGGAAAAGCGGCTGGCGGCATATCCTGCCGACACGCTGTTCGTCGTCTATTGCGCCGGCCCGCATTGCAACGGTGCCGACAAGGGTGCGCTGCGGCTGGCCGGGCTGGGCCGGCCCGTAAAGCTGATGATCGGCGGCATGACCGGCTGGGCCGACGAGGGGTTCAGCTTCGAGGGAACGGTTTGA
- the ftrA gene encoding transcriptional regulator FtrA — MPKQIHPADPPNRTVAILAYDGLCTFEFGIAVEVFALPRPELGPDWYRSMVVAVEPGPLSAMGGIRVTADGDLSLLEGAGTIIVPGWRSAGAPVPEALCMALRAAHARGARLVSICSGAFVLAAAGLLSGRDATTHWRYEAILAERHPDIRYRPGLLYVDHGDVLTSAGSAAGLDLCLHIVRKDFGATIANQVAQRLVLSSHRDGAQKQVLERPVPTSFEGPRLSPLLDRVRRELDRDHALRDLADSVGMSLRTFIRRFQDMTGLSPGEWLLRERVARAEQMLTETTASVEDVATACGFPTAAALRYHFRNRLGVAPARYRRDQGGGTVNPPRSDAGSNALP, encoded by the coding sequence ATGCCAAAGCAGATACACCCCGCCGACCCGCCCAACCGCACCGTCGCCATCCTGGCCTATGACGGTCTGTGCACGTTCGAATTCGGGATCGCGGTGGAGGTGTTCGCCCTGCCCAGGCCTGAACTGGGTCCCGACTGGTACCGTTCCATGGTGGTGGCGGTGGAGCCGGGGCCCCTGTCGGCCATGGGGGGTATCCGCGTCACAGCGGATGGCGACTTGTCGCTGCTGGAAGGGGCCGGGACGATCATCGTGCCCGGTTGGCGATCGGCGGGCGCGCCGGTGCCAGAGGCCTTGTGCATGGCCTTGCGCGCGGCCCATGCAAGGGGGGCGCGGCTGGTGTCGATCTGCTCCGGCGCTTTCGTGCTGGCGGCGGCGGGCCTTTTATCCGGGCGGGATGCCACCACCCATTGGCGGTACGAGGCGATCCTGGCCGAACGCCATCCCGACATCCGTTACCGCCCCGGTCTTCTCTATGTCGATCATGGCGATGTGCTGACCTCCGCCGGGTCGGCGGCGGGTCTGGATCTGTGCCTGCATATCGTACGCAAGGATTTCGGGGCGACCATCGCCAATCAGGTGGCGCAGCGTCTGGTCCTGTCATCCCACCGTGATGGCGCGCAGAAGCAGGTGCTGGAAAGGCCTGTTCCGACATCATTTGAGGGACCGCGCCTGTCTCCGCTGCTGGACCGGGTGCGCCGGGAACTGGACCGTGATCACGCGCTACGCGATCTGGCCGACAGCGTGGGCATGAGCCTGCGCACCTTCATCCGCCGGTTCCAGGACATGACCGGCCTGTCACCGGGCGAATGGCTGCTGCGGGAACGGGTGGCGCGGGCCGAACAGATGCTGACCGAGACGACGGCCAGTGTGGAGGATGTGGCGACGGCCTGTGGCTTCCCCACCGCTGCCGCCCTTCGCTACCATTTCCGCAACCGGCTTGGGGTGGCCCCAGCGCGGTACCGCCGGGACCAGGGCGGTGGCACGGTCAATCCGCCCCGGTCAGACGCCGGTAGTAATGCTCTGCCGTGA
- a CDS encoding FkbM family methyltransferase, with translation MTVQGVRLFNDLTGTDVKVKVVDIGANPIDSDPPYLPMLKRGHAEIVGFEPNPSALATLLEKMGPDETYLPDAVGDGGRHVLRLCQAPGMTSLLEPDQRVLSLFHGFPIWAEVVARAELDTVRLDDVPQTAGADMIKIDIQGGELMALRSGIERLRDVVVIQTEVEFLPLYKDQPLFSEVEQFLRSQGFIFHRFFPLESRILQPAMVNGSMYGGLSQLVYADAVFVRDFISLEGYSDRQLLAAASIVHNCYNSIDLCLRFLYEYDRRTGSITAEHYYRRLTGAD, from the coding sequence ATGACGGTTCAGGGTGTTCGCCTGTTCAACGACCTGACGGGGACCGACGTTAAGGTCAAGGTGGTGGATATCGGGGCGAATCCGATCGACAGTGATCCGCCCTATCTTCCGATGCTGAAGCGTGGCCACGCAGAGATCGTGGGATTTGAGCCCAATCCCAGCGCCCTTGCGACCTTGCTGGAAAAGATGGGGCCGGACGAAACCTATCTGCCGGATGCGGTGGGCGACGGCGGTCGCCATGTCCTGCGCCTTTGTCAGGCCCCCGGCATGACCTCTCTGTTGGAGCCGGATCAGCGTGTCCTGTCCCTGTTCCACGGTTTTCCCATCTGGGCGGAAGTGGTGGCCCGGGCGGAGCTGGATACGGTTCGGCTGGATGACGTGCCGCAAACCGCCGGTGCCGACATGATCAAGATCGATATCCAGGGCGGGGAGCTGATGGCGCTTCGCAGCGGGATCGAGCGGTTGCGCGACGTGGTGGTGATCCAGACAGAGGTGGAGTTCCTGCCCCTATACAAGGATCAGCCCTTGTTTAGTGAGGTGGAACAATTCCTGCGCTCACAGGGCTTTATATTCCACCGCTTCTTCCCATTGGAAAGCCGCATCCTGCAACCCGCGATGGTCAATGGCAGCATGTATGGCGGGTTGAGCCAACTGGTCTATGCCGATGCCGTCTTTGTCCGGGATTTCATCTCCCTGGAGGGATATTCGGATCGCCAGCTTCTGGCGGCCGCTTCCATCGTCCATAATTGCTACAACTCTATCGATCTCTGCCTGCGCTTCCTCTACGAATACGACCGCCGCACCGGCTCCATCACGGCAGAGCATTACTACCGGCGTCTGACCGGGGCGGATTGA
- a CDS encoding extracellular solute-binding protein yields MKLKHVIGAIGMVAAIAVGHTAMAQEKKVNIYNWADYIGETTLDDFTKATGVKTQYDVFTDLETLESKLLVGNSGYDVAVPSAEPTMRKLIQAKAIQKLDKSKIPNLKNVDPALMKLVESTDPGNEYGIIYQWGTIGIGYNVEKVKEVLPGVNIDSWDVVFKPENAKKLAACGIVFLDSQTDILPSVFKSQGLDPNSESPDDTKKAEAAMLAIRPYIKTFVPSVIDPLATGDACVAVGYSGDVFQAAARAEEAKAKFSIAYAIPKEGAQVWFDMMTIPAGANVATASAFINYVLEPKAMAGISDFVAYANAVPASWPLMDQEIAKNPAIFPTKDVMAKFFTVKQINQKAERERTRAWTKIKTGR; encoded by the coding sequence ATGAAGCTGAAGCACGTGATCGGCGCCATCGGCATGGTTGCCGCCATCGCCGTCGGCCATACGGCCATGGCCCAGGAAAAGAAGGTCAACATCTATAACTGGGCCGATTATATCGGCGAGACCACGCTGGACGACTTCACCAAGGCGACCGGGGTTAAGACGCAGTATGACGTCTTCACCGATCTGGAAACCCTGGAATCGAAGCTGCTGGTCGGCAATTCCGGTTACGATGTGGCCGTGCCGTCGGCGGAACCGACGATGCGCAAGCTGATCCAGGCCAAGGCCATCCAGAAGCTGGACAAGTCGAAGATCCCCAATCTGAAGAATGTTGATCCGGCCCTGATGAAACTGGTCGAATCGACCGACCCGGGCAATGAATATGGCATCATCTATCAGTGGGGCACCATCGGCATCGGCTATAATGTCGAGAAGGTGAAGGAAGTACTGCCCGGCGTGAATATCGATAGCTGGGATGTGGTCTTCAAGCCGGAGAACGCCAAGAAGCTGGCCGCCTGCGGCATCGTCTTCCTGGACAGCCAGACCGACATCCTGCCGTCTGTCTTCAAGTCGCAGGGGCTGGACCCGAATTCCGAAAGCCCGGATGATACCAAGAAGGCTGAAGCGGCCATGCTGGCCATCCGCCCCTATATCAAGACCTTCGTGCCGTCGGTGATCGATCCGCTGGCCACTGGTGACGCCTGCGTCGCCGTCGGTTACTCGGGTGACGTGTTCCAGGCCGCCGCCCGTGCGGAAGAGGCCAAGGCCAAGTTCAGCATCGCCTATGCCATCCCCAAGGAAGGCGCCCAGGTCTGGTTCGACATGATGACGATCCCGGCAGGCGCCAATGTCGCCACCGCCAGCGCCTTCATCAATTACGTGCTGGAGCCTAAGGCCATGGCCGGCATCTCCGACTTCGTGGCCTATGCCAATGCCGTCCCGGCTTCCTGGCCGCTGATGGATCAGGAGATTGCCAAGAACCCGGCCATCTTCCCGACCAAGGATGTGATGGCCAAGTTCTTTACCGTGAAGCAGATCAACCAGAAGGCGGAGCGTGAACGCACCCGCGCCTGGACCAAGATCAAGACGGGCCGTTGA
- a CDS encoding FkbM family methyltransferase has protein sequence MRNVQEPPFGTHAPSTLPRLLTDLCQGLPVTPTGRRLALWLRKVAMVLQGPVFDVAVRGIHLRLHPGDNVGERKFLFMPQFFDPEEMELLATRLPRGGTFVDIGANVGLYTLNAARFLGPAGRILAVEPGPEAARRLRFNLSLNRTDAAITHADCAIGAEEGVMGLYLDDSNLGGSSLVRDHGGKSTPVRVRPLVDVLAEAGITRIDMLKIDIEGAEDKALLPFFDQAPEDLWPRVIIIERSEESWAGDLLGRFTAAGYRAFGSSKMNWLFER, from the coding sequence TTGCGCAATGTACAGGAACCGCCGTTTGGCACCCACGCCCCCAGCACCCTGCCCCGGCTGCTGACCGACCTCTGCCAGGGATTGCCCGTCACACCGACAGGCCGGCGTCTGGCACTGTGGCTGCGCAAGGTGGCGATGGTCCTGCAAGGCCCAGTGTTCGATGTGGCGGTGCGCGGTATCCATCTGCGTCTCCATCCCGGTGACAATGTCGGGGAACGCAAGTTCCTGTTCATGCCGCAATTCTTCGACCCCGAAGAGATGGAACTGCTGGCCACGCGTCTGCCGCGCGGCGGCACCTTTGTCGATATCGGGGCCAATGTCGGTCTCTACACGCTGAACGCCGCCCGTTTCCTGGGGCCTGCCGGGCGCATCCTGGCGGTGGAACCGGGGCCGGAGGCCGCGCGCCGCCTGCGCTTCAATCTATCGCTCAACCGCACGGACGCCGCCATCACCCATGCGGACTGTGCCATCGGGGCGGAAGAAGGGGTGATGGGGCTGTATCTGGATGACAGCAACCTGGGCGGATCGTCGCTGGTGCGCGACCATGGCGGCAAATCCACGCCCGTGCGCGTGCGCCCCCTGGTCGATGTGCTGGCAGAGGCAGGCATCACCCGCATCGACATGCTGAAGATCGATATCGAGGGGGCGGAGGACAAAGCCCTGCTGCCCTTCTTCGATCAGGCGCCGGAAGATTTGTGGCCGCGCGTGATCATCATCGAACGGTCAGAGGAAAGCTGGGCCGGCGACCTGCTGGGCCGTTTCACGGCAGCAGGATACCGGGCCTTTGGCAGCAGCAAGATGAACTGGCTGTTTGAACGGTGA